From one Humulus lupulus chromosome 8, drHumLupu1.1, whole genome shotgun sequence genomic stretch:
- the LOC133797895 gene encoding DEAD-box ATP-dependent RNA helicase FANCM isoform X1: protein MTSIIHIDDDDDEGFDWDAAVRQIDVAFPSSNLPSTSSGFVHPPPPDTFENKKRNGASSSRQSTLDKFVVKPVSKPQPEIHNVVEPGHEKLPNVQIDAEAAKTWIYPVNVPLRDYQLAITEKALFSNTLVALPTGLGKTLIAAVVMYNYFRWFPDGKIVFTAPSRPLVTQQIEACHNIVGIPQEWTIDMTGQISPTNRACLWKSKRVFFVTPQVLEKDIQSGTCLVKYLVCLVIDEAHRAMGKFSYCVAVQELMNVPVQLRILALTATPGSKQQTIQQIIDNLHISTLEYRNESDHDVSKYVHNRKIELIQVAMGQDAVEINNKLSEVIRPYVARLCEKGVLPNRDFKTLSPCDLLNSRENFRLAPPPNLSEIMIRDMEGFFGLLITLYHIRKLLSSHGIRPAYEMLEEKLKLGSFARYMSRNEDIFKAKLIMQQSLSHGAPSPKLSKMLEVLLDHFKKNDPESSRVIIFSNFRGSVRDIMDALAKLGNIVRATQFIGQSSGKSSKGQSQKVQQAVLEKFRAGGYNVIVATSIGEEGLDIMEVDLVICFDANVSPLRMIQRMGRTGRKHDGRVVVLACEGTELKAYMRKQANSKTVGKHMRNGGMNSFNFHPSPRMVPHIYKPTVNYVQISIEKFVRSGKKIKDDGSMTTPLFKENLTDAESNLVNKYFHPPGGITWKPSLIAFPHFQTFPSRVHKVMHSFKTGLLIDAMQRVQGLSFASDSKSSLMEDEVGFERGFGLENVEHDNEEDLQSEDYPSQHNMEATFLRPETSPTQTIETNGRHSACDLPHQSPDGHSCLFGPDFVSVDTFGNILILSVPLLTSKGVSHMNHTSESSTALHSLDRVSCHLKNVEDKVDTTAQAGGLEDVMIPQKVCMKYGSPYFLSGFDALKGKSFDGIKTVSHTPSRNLQDEDNLNKTPDAEMKASLIPDEYSNDSRDNELSPRLTNMIKSGVVPESPTDNNGLSNCKDGEAYLSPNLLSPAQLHNEIPFKSSNPEKNKIVNMESDNCGRNVSFFPIDNAVQTPSLYKDNSASMRGCTHMSPILDKSYSPLPSPRSGSCSKDWCLSIADKSESVKPTRKFKRLRKVGNEEKNENLWRGQDSSFNPRARLEKLFAQHKSGRGKKKPANNAIRDFIEEEAEVSVDSDMSDDEDEDDDQYNNSHDSFIDDRTSPTLTATQSAISRTDMMAIYRRSLLSQSPMPGFPIGSATHSSHSTALTTRTRETGSWSIETSSSFRTPPTESANLSTNSSKESKQIHMKSPSSETVPCTTGVSSSVEIDYGGRKRKLSFNGPSSSSIPTLNLEREFELQYEAAGGSEAPRYYDKNNEMVCDDEFYEGLDLDEVEAQATLLLKQKAESQRREVITPYIPPENPSSPSMPTFDLGI, encoded by the exons ATGACCTCAATCATTCACATAGACGACGATGATGATGAA GGATTTGATTGGGATGCGGCTGTTAGACAAATCGACGTGGCTTTTCCATCCTCGAATCTACCCTCAACGTCTTCTGGGTTCGTTCATCCTCCTCCTCCCGATACTTTTGAGAACAAAAAAAGGAATGGGGCCTCTAGCTCTAGACAATCCACGCTCGACAAGTTTGTGGTGAAGCCAGTATCGAAGCCTCAGCCGGAAATTCATAATGTTGTCGAACCGGGGCATGAAAAACTGCCCAACGTTCAGATTGATGCTGAAGCAGCCAAGACTTGGATATACCCAG TAAACGTTCCTCTGCGTGATTATCAACTTGCTATTACAGAGAAAGCACTATTTTCAAATACCTTAGTGGCACTGCCTACAGGACTTGGGAAAACTCTTATTGCTGCAGTTGTCATGTATAACTATTTCAGATGGTTCCCAGATG GAAAAATAGTCTTTACTGCTCCATCTCGGCCACTTGTCACACAGCAAATAGAAGCATGCCATAATATTGTGGGAATTCCACAG GAGTGGACAATTGATATGACTGGTCAGATAAGTCCTACAAATAGAGCATGCTTATGGAAATCTAAGCGAGTATTCTTTGTTACTCCTCAAGTGCTGGAGAAAGATATTCAATCTG GCACTTGTTTGGTCAAATACTTGGTTTGCTTGGTGATTGATGAAGCTCACCGTGCAATGGGAAAATTTTCATATTGTGTTGCTGTTCAAGAG TTAATGAATGTACCCGTGCAACTTAGAATATTAGCATTGACGGCAACGCCTGGAT CGAAGCAGCAGACTATACAGCAAATTATTGATAACTTACATATATCAACACTTGAATATCGTAATGAAAGTGACCATGATGTCAGTAAATACGTTCACAACAGGAAGATAGAGTTAATTCAG GTTGCCATGGGACAGGATGCTGTTGAGATCAATAATAAGCTTTCAGAAGTTATACGTCCATACGTAGCCAGGCTTTGTGAGAAAGGAGTTCTCCCAAATAGAGACTTTAAGACT TTGAGCCCATGTGATTTACTTAATTCGAGAGAGAACTTTCGCCTAGCACCTCCTCCAAACCTTTCTGAAATTATGATTAGAGATATGGAAGGATTTTTTGGTTTACTTATCACTTTATACCACATTCGAAAGCTACTTTCAAGCCATGGAATAAGGCCAGCATATGAGATGCTTGAAGAAAAACTCAAACTAGG GTCTTTCGCCAGATATATGAGTAGAAATGAAGATATTTTTAAAGCTAAGCTAATAATGCAGCAAAGCTTGTCCCATGGTGCTCCCAGTCCCAAGTTATCCAAAATGTTAGAAGTACTGCTTGATCATTTCA AAAAAAATGATCCGGAAAGCTCAAGGGTTATTATCTTCTCAAATTTTAGGGGAAGTGTCAG GGATATAATGGATGCATTGGCCAAACTAGGGAATATTGTTAGAGCTACCCAATTTATTGGTCAAAGTTCAG GAAAATCATCGAAAGGCCAATCACAAAAAGTTCAACAGGCTGTTTTGGAG AAATTTCGGGCTGGTGGATATAATGTCATTGTTGCCACATCCATTGGTGAAGAAGGCTTGGATATAATGGAAGTTGATCTTGTTATATGCTTTGATGCTAATGTGTCACCACTGAGAATGATTCAACGAATGGGGAGAACTGGGCGTAAGCATGATGGACGAGTAG TAGTTCTAGCATGTGAAGGAACAGAGTTGAAAGCTTACATGCGAAAACAAGCAAATAGCAAGACTGTGGGTAAACACATGCGAAATGGGGGGATGAATAGCTTCAATTTCCATCCCAGTCCGAGGATG GTTCCCCATATTTACAAACCCACAGTCAACTACGTTCAGATTTCAATTGAAAAATTTGTTCGCAGTGGAAAGAAAATAAAGGATGATGGCTCAATGACGACACCTTTGTTTAAAGAGAATCTAACTGATGCTGAGAGTAATTTAGTTAACAAGTATTTCCACCCTCCTGGTGGTATTACTTGgaaaccttctctgattgcatttCCTCACTTCCAGACATTTCCCTCAAGAGTTCATAAAGTAATGCACTCCTTTAAAACCGGACTGCTTATTGATGCAATGCAACGAGTGCAAGGACTATCCTTTGCCAGTGACAGCAAAAGTTCCCTGATGGAG GATGAAGTCGGCTTTGAGAGGGGTTTTGGATTGGAGAATGTTGAACATGATAATGAAGAAG ATTTGCAGTCTGAGGATTACCCTTCTCAACATAATATGGAAGCAACTTTTTTGAGGCCTGAAACATCACCTACACAGACCATAGAAACCAATGGGAGACATAGTGCGTGTGATCTTCCTCACCAAAGTCCTGATGGGCATTCCTGTCTCTTTGGTCCGGATTTTGTTTCTGTCGACACTTTTGGAAATATTTTAATTCTTTCTGTCCCCTTACTTACTTCCAAAGGAGTTTCACATATGAATCATACAAGTGAAAGCAGTACAGCATTACATAGTTTAGATAGAGTTTCGTGCCATTTAAAAAACGTTGAGGACAAGGTGGACACAACTGCGCAAGCTGGAGGTTTAGAAGATGTAATGATTCCTCAGAAAGTTTGCATGAAGTATGGAAGTCCTTATTTTTTAAGTGGTTTTGATGCTTTGAAAGGGAAATCATTCGATGGCATTAAGACAGTTTCTCACACCCCTAGTAGGAATCTGCAAGATGAAGATAATCTCAACAAGACACCTGATGCTGAAATGAAGGCATCACTAATCCCTGACGAGTACAGTAATGATTCCAGAGATAATGAACTTAGCCCTCGGCTAACTAACATGATCAAAAGTGGTGTTGTTCCGGAGTCTCCTACTGACAATAATG GATTGTCAAATTGTAAAGATGGAGAAGCGTATCTTAGTCCCAACCTTCTCTCACCTGCCCAATTACATAATGAGATTCCATTTAAGTCCTCAAATCCAGAGaaaaataaaatagtcaatatGGAAAGCGACAACTGTGGAAGAAATGTCTCTTTTTTTCCTATTGACAATGCAGTTCAAACCCCTAGTCTTTATAAGGACAACAGTGCCAGCATGAGAGGATGTACACATATGTCCCCAATTTTAGACAAGTCTTACAGTCCACTGCCAAGCCCTAGAAGTGGCAGCTGCAGCAAAGATTGGTGTCTCAGTATTGCAGACAAGTCAGAAAGTGTAAAACCGACACGCAAGTTTAAAAGGCTGCGTAAGGTTGGAAATGAGGAAAAGAATGAGAATCTGTGGAGAGGCCAAGATAGTTCCTTTAACCCAAGAGCAAGGCTTGAAAAATTGTTTGCTCAGCATAAGAGTGGTAG AGGTAAGAAGAAGCCTGCTAACAACGCAATAAGAGACTTCATCGAAGAGGAAGCTGA GGTATCTGTGGATAGTGATATGTCTGATGATGAGGACGAGGATGACGACCAATATAACAATTCACATGATAGTTTCATAGATGACAGGACAAGTCCTACACTTACGGCTACTCAATCTGCAATCAGTAGGACTGACATGATGGCAATATACAG GCGTTCATTGCTCAGCCAATCACCAATGCCGGGATTCCCAATTGGCTCTGCCACTCACAGTTCTCATTCCACTGCTCTGACAACCAGAACAAGGGAAACAGGGAGTTGGTCCATTGAGACCTCCAGCTCTTTCCGGACACCTCCAACTGAATCAGCAAATCTGTCAACGAACAGCAGCAAAGAGTCCAAACAAATACATATGAAGAGTCCCAGCTCAGAAACCGTGCCTTGTACAACTGGTGTTTCCTCTAGTGTTGAGATTGATTATGGTGGCCGGAAAAGGAAATTAAGCTTTAATGGCCCATCAAGTAGTTCTATTCCGACTCTGAACTTGGAGCGAGAATTTGAGCTTCAGTATGAAGCTGCTGGAGGAAGTGAAGCTCCACGATACTATGACAAAAATAACGAAATGGTCTGCGATGATGAATTCTACGAGGGGCTTGATCTAGACGAGGTTGAAGCACAGGCGACTTTGCTGCTTAAGCAGAAAGCAGAGTCACAAAGACGAGAGGTTATTACACCTTATATACCTCCAGAAAATCCCTCTAGTCCCAGTATGCCGACGTTTGATCTTGGAATATGA
- the LOC133797895 gene encoding DEAD-box ATP-dependent RNA helicase FANCM isoform X2 — MTSIIHIDDDDDEGFDWDAAVRQIDVAFPSSNLPSTSSGFVHPPPPDTFENKKRNGASSSRQSTLDKFVVKPVSKPQPEIHNVVEPGHEKLPNVQIDAEAAKTWIYPVNVPLRDYQLAITEKALFSNTLVALPTGLGKTLIAAVVMYNYFRWFPDGKIVFTAPSRPLVTQQIEACHNIVGIPQEWTIDMTGQISPTNRACLWKSKRVFFVTPQVLEKDIQSGTCLVKYLVCLVIDEAHRAMGKFSYCVAVQELMNVPVQLRILALTATPGSKQQTIQQIIDNLHISTLEYRNESDHDVSKYVHNRKIELIQVAMGQDAVEINNKLSEVIRPYVARLCEKGVLPNRDFKTLSPCDLLNSRENFRLAPPPNLSEIMIRDMEGFFGLLITLYHIRKLLSSHGIRPAYEMLEEKLKLGSFARYMSRNEDIFKAKLIMQQSLSHGAPSPKLSKMLEVLLDHFKKNDPESSRVIIFSNFRGSVRDIMDALAKLGNIVRATQFIGQSSGKSSKGQSQKVQQAVLEKFRAGGYNVIVATSIGEEGLDIMEVDLVICFDANVSPLRMIQRMGRTGRKHDGRVVVLACEGTELKAYMRKQANSKTVGKHMRNGGMNSFNFHPSPRMVPHIYKPTVNYVQISIEKFVRSGKKIKDDGSMTTPLFKENLTDAESNLVNKYFHPPGGITWKPSLIAFPHFQTFPSRVHKVMHSFKTGLLIDAMQRVQGLSFASDSKSSLMEDEVGFERGFGLENVEHDNEEDLQSEDYPSQHNMEATFLRPETSPTQTIETNGRHSACDLPHQSPDGHSCLFGPDFVSVDTFGNILILSVPLLTSKGVSHMNHTSESSTALHSLDRVSCHLKNVEDKVDTTAQAGGLEDVMIPQKVCMKYGSPYFLSGFDALKGKSFDGIKTVSHTPSRNLQDEDNLNKTPDAEMKASLIPDEYSNDSRDNELSPRLTNMIKSGVVPESPTDNNGLSNCKDGEAYLSPNLLSPAQLHNEIPFKSSNPEKNKIVNMESDNCGRNVSFFPIDNAVQTPSLYKDNSASMRGCTHMSPILDKSYSPLPSPRSGSCSKDWCLSIADKSESVKPTRKFKRLRKVGNEEKNENLWRGQDSSFNPRARLEKLFAQHKSGKKKPANNAIRDFIEEEAEVSVDSDMSDDEDEDDDQYNNSHDSFIDDRTSPTLTATQSAISRTDMMAIYRRSLLSQSPMPGFPIGSATHSSHSTALTTRTRETGSWSIETSSSFRTPPTESANLSTNSSKESKQIHMKSPSSETVPCTTGVSSSVEIDYGGRKRKLSFNGPSSSSIPTLNLEREFELQYEAAGGSEAPRYYDKNNEMVCDDEFYEGLDLDEVEAQATLLLKQKAESQRREVITPYIPPENPSSPSMPTFDLGI, encoded by the exons ATGACCTCAATCATTCACATAGACGACGATGATGATGAA GGATTTGATTGGGATGCGGCTGTTAGACAAATCGACGTGGCTTTTCCATCCTCGAATCTACCCTCAACGTCTTCTGGGTTCGTTCATCCTCCTCCTCCCGATACTTTTGAGAACAAAAAAAGGAATGGGGCCTCTAGCTCTAGACAATCCACGCTCGACAAGTTTGTGGTGAAGCCAGTATCGAAGCCTCAGCCGGAAATTCATAATGTTGTCGAACCGGGGCATGAAAAACTGCCCAACGTTCAGATTGATGCTGAAGCAGCCAAGACTTGGATATACCCAG TAAACGTTCCTCTGCGTGATTATCAACTTGCTATTACAGAGAAAGCACTATTTTCAAATACCTTAGTGGCACTGCCTACAGGACTTGGGAAAACTCTTATTGCTGCAGTTGTCATGTATAACTATTTCAGATGGTTCCCAGATG GAAAAATAGTCTTTACTGCTCCATCTCGGCCACTTGTCACACAGCAAATAGAAGCATGCCATAATATTGTGGGAATTCCACAG GAGTGGACAATTGATATGACTGGTCAGATAAGTCCTACAAATAGAGCATGCTTATGGAAATCTAAGCGAGTATTCTTTGTTACTCCTCAAGTGCTGGAGAAAGATATTCAATCTG GCACTTGTTTGGTCAAATACTTGGTTTGCTTGGTGATTGATGAAGCTCACCGTGCAATGGGAAAATTTTCATATTGTGTTGCTGTTCAAGAG TTAATGAATGTACCCGTGCAACTTAGAATATTAGCATTGACGGCAACGCCTGGAT CGAAGCAGCAGACTATACAGCAAATTATTGATAACTTACATATATCAACACTTGAATATCGTAATGAAAGTGACCATGATGTCAGTAAATACGTTCACAACAGGAAGATAGAGTTAATTCAG GTTGCCATGGGACAGGATGCTGTTGAGATCAATAATAAGCTTTCAGAAGTTATACGTCCATACGTAGCCAGGCTTTGTGAGAAAGGAGTTCTCCCAAATAGAGACTTTAAGACT TTGAGCCCATGTGATTTACTTAATTCGAGAGAGAACTTTCGCCTAGCACCTCCTCCAAACCTTTCTGAAATTATGATTAGAGATATGGAAGGATTTTTTGGTTTACTTATCACTTTATACCACATTCGAAAGCTACTTTCAAGCCATGGAATAAGGCCAGCATATGAGATGCTTGAAGAAAAACTCAAACTAGG GTCTTTCGCCAGATATATGAGTAGAAATGAAGATATTTTTAAAGCTAAGCTAATAATGCAGCAAAGCTTGTCCCATGGTGCTCCCAGTCCCAAGTTATCCAAAATGTTAGAAGTACTGCTTGATCATTTCA AAAAAAATGATCCGGAAAGCTCAAGGGTTATTATCTTCTCAAATTTTAGGGGAAGTGTCAG GGATATAATGGATGCATTGGCCAAACTAGGGAATATTGTTAGAGCTACCCAATTTATTGGTCAAAGTTCAG GAAAATCATCGAAAGGCCAATCACAAAAAGTTCAACAGGCTGTTTTGGAG AAATTTCGGGCTGGTGGATATAATGTCATTGTTGCCACATCCATTGGTGAAGAAGGCTTGGATATAATGGAAGTTGATCTTGTTATATGCTTTGATGCTAATGTGTCACCACTGAGAATGATTCAACGAATGGGGAGAACTGGGCGTAAGCATGATGGACGAGTAG TAGTTCTAGCATGTGAAGGAACAGAGTTGAAAGCTTACATGCGAAAACAAGCAAATAGCAAGACTGTGGGTAAACACATGCGAAATGGGGGGATGAATAGCTTCAATTTCCATCCCAGTCCGAGGATG GTTCCCCATATTTACAAACCCACAGTCAACTACGTTCAGATTTCAATTGAAAAATTTGTTCGCAGTGGAAAGAAAATAAAGGATGATGGCTCAATGACGACACCTTTGTTTAAAGAGAATCTAACTGATGCTGAGAGTAATTTAGTTAACAAGTATTTCCACCCTCCTGGTGGTATTACTTGgaaaccttctctgattgcatttCCTCACTTCCAGACATTTCCCTCAAGAGTTCATAAAGTAATGCACTCCTTTAAAACCGGACTGCTTATTGATGCAATGCAACGAGTGCAAGGACTATCCTTTGCCAGTGACAGCAAAAGTTCCCTGATGGAG GATGAAGTCGGCTTTGAGAGGGGTTTTGGATTGGAGAATGTTGAACATGATAATGAAGAAG ATTTGCAGTCTGAGGATTACCCTTCTCAACATAATATGGAAGCAACTTTTTTGAGGCCTGAAACATCACCTACACAGACCATAGAAACCAATGGGAGACATAGTGCGTGTGATCTTCCTCACCAAAGTCCTGATGGGCATTCCTGTCTCTTTGGTCCGGATTTTGTTTCTGTCGACACTTTTGGAAATATTTTAATTCTTTCTGTCCCCTTACTTACTTCCAAAGGAGTTTCACATATGAATCATACAAGTGAAAGCAGTACAGCATTACATAGTTTAGATAGAGTTTCGTGCCATTTAAAAAACGTTGAGGACAAGGTGGACACAACTGCGCAAGCTGGAGGTTTAGAAGATGTAATGATTCCTCAGAAAGTTTGCATGAAGTATGGAAGTCCTTATTTTTTAAGTGGTTTTGATGCTTTGAAAGGGAAATCATTCGATGGCATTAAGACAGTTTCTCACACCCCTAGTAGGAATCTGCAAGATGAAGATAATCTCAACAAGACACCTGATGCTGAAATGAAGGCATCACTAATCCCTGACGAGTACAGTAATGATTCCAGAGATAATGAACTTAGCCCTCGGCTAACTAACATGATCAAAAGTGGTGTTGTTCCGGAGTCTCCTACTGACAATAATG GATTGTCAAATTGTAAAGATGGAGAAGCGTATCTTAGTCCCAACCTTCTCTCACCTGCCCAATTACATAATGAGATTCCATTTAAGTCCTCAAATCCAGAGaaaaataaaatagtcaatatGGAAAGCGACAACTGTGGAAGAAATGTCTCTTTTTTTCCTATTGACAATGCAGTTCAAACCCCTAGTCTTTATAAGGACAACAGTGCCAGCATGAGAGGATGTACACATATGTCCCCAATTTTAGACAAGTCTTACAGTCCACTGCCAAGCCCTAGAAGTGGCAGCTGCAGCAAAGATTGGTGTCTCAGTATTGCAGACAAGTCAGAAAGTGTAAAACCGACACGCAAGTTTAAAAGGCTGCGTAAGGTTGGAAATGAGGAAAAGAATGAGAATCTGTGGAGAGGCCAAGATAGTTCCTTTAACCCAAGAGCAAGGCTTGAAAAATTGTTTGCTCAGCATAAGAGTG GTAAGAAGAAGCCTGCTAACAACGCAATAAGAGACTTCATCGAAGAGGAAGCTGA GGTATCTGTGGATAGTGATATGTCTGATGATGAGGACGAGGATGACGACCAATATAACAATTCACATGATAGTTTCATAGATGACAGGACAAGTCCTACACTTACGGCTACTCAATCTGCAATCAGTAGGACTGACATGATGGCAATATACAG GCGTTCATTGCTCAGCCAATCACCAATGCCGGGATTCCCAATTGGCTCTGCCACTCACAGTTCTCATTCCACTGCTCTGACAACCAGAACAAGGGAAACAGGGAGTTGGTCCATTGAGACCTCCAGCTCTTTCCGGACACCTCCAACTGAATCAGCAAATCTGTCAACGAACAGCAGCAAAGAGTCCAAACAAATACATATGAAGAGTCCCAGCTCAGAAACCGTGCCTTGTACAACTGGTGTTTCCTCTAGTGTTGAGATTGATTATGGTGGCCGGAAAAGGAAATTAAGCTTTAATGGCCCATCAAGTAGTTCTATTCCGACTCTGAACTTGGAGCGAGAATTTGAGCTTCAGTATGAAGCTGCTGGAGGAAGTGAAGCTCCACGATACTATGACAAAAATAACGAAATGGTCTGCGATGATGAATTCTACGAGGGGCTTGATCTAGACGAGGTTGAAGCACAGGCGACTTTGCTGCTTAAGCAGAAAGCAGAGTCACAAAGACGAGAGGTTATTACACCTTATATACCTCCAGAAAATCCCTCTAGTCCCAGTATGCCGACGTTTGATCTTGGAATATGA